A single genomic interval of Romboutsia ilealis harbors:
- the pepT gene encoding peptidase T, with product MREKVVERFLKYVTFDTTANPNNSNCPSSEGQRVFANYLVEELKSLGLEDAHIDENSYVMATLKGNTEGVETIGFISHLDTAPDITGKNVKPKIIKNYDGEDIVLNEELNITTSPKDYPDLKKFIGEDLIVTDGTTLLGADDKAGISEIVTAIEYLVNNPEIKHGDIKIGFTPDEEIGRGADLFNVEKFGAKYAYTIDGGIMGELQYENFNAAGATITIQGRNVHPGAAKNKMINALHIAAEISQMFPQSERPETTAGYEGFYHLNDINGNVENATMIYIIRDHSKEKFEHRKQYMKDAISKINEKYDGRITLELNDQYYNMKEKVEPVKFIVDIAEEAMKECDITPIIVPIRGGTDGARLSFMGLPCPNIFTGGLNFHSKNECIPIIALEKCSNLIVKIAQKYAQR from the coding sequence ATGAGAGAAAAGGTAGTTGAAAGATTTTTAAAATATGTTACTTTTGATACAACTGCAAATCCGAATAACTCAAATTGTCCATCAAGCGAAGGGCAAAGAGTATTTGCTAATTATTTAGTAGAGGAACTTAAATCTCTAGGATTAGAAGATGCACATATTGATGAAAATAGTTATGTTATGGCAACATTAAAAGGCAATACAGAAGGCGTAGAGACTATAGGATTTATATCACATTTAGATACTGCACCAGATATTACTGGTAAAAATGTTAAACCTAAGATAATAAAAAATTATGATGGTGAGGATATAGTTTTAAACGAAGAATTAAATATAACAACATCACCTAAAGATTATCCCGATTTGAAGAAATTTATAGGTGAAGATTTAATTGTTACAGATGGTACAACATTACTAGGTGCAGATGATAAGGCTGGTATATCTGAAATAGTTACTGCAATAGAGTATTTAGTAAATAATCCAGAAATAAAACATGGGGATATAAAAATTGGATTTACGCCAGATGAGGAAATAGGTAGAGGTGCAGACTTATTTAATGTTGAAAAATTTGGTGCAAAGTATGCATATACCATTGATGGTGGAATAATGGGAGAGCTTCAATATGAAAACTTCAACGCAGCAGGAGCTACAATAACTATACAAGGAAGAAATGTACATCCAGGTGCGGCAAAAAATAAGATGATAAATGCTTTACATATAGCCGCAGAAATATCACAAATGTTTCCTCAGAGTGAGAGACCAGAAACTACAGCGGGATATGAAGGATTCTATCATCTGAATGATATAAATGGAAATGTTGAAAATGCAACTATGATTTATATAATAAGAGATCATAGTAAGGAAAAATTTGAACATAGAAAGCAATATATGAAAGATGCTATATCTAAAATAAATGAAAAATATGATGGAAGAATTACTTTAGAACTAAATGATCAATACTATAATATGAAGGAAAAAGTAGAACCTGTTAAGTTTATTGTTGATATAGCAGAGGAAGCTATGAAAGAATGTGATATAACTCCGATAATAGTGCCAATTAGAGGTGGTACAGATGGAGCGAGACTATCATTTATGGGGTTACCGTGTCCAAATATATTTACAGGAGGGCTTAATTTTCATAGTAAAAATGAGTGTATTCCAATAATTGCATTAGAAAAGTGTTCAAATTTAATAGTTAAAATAGCACAAAAATATGCGCAAAGGTAA
- the yfcE gene encoding phosphodiesterase, translating to MKIGVMSDTHGSLTYFEKALDALSDCDVLIHGGDVLYHGPRNDIPEGYNPKGLISKINSLDNIIIARGNCDADVDQMVINHPIQSPYVMSQFGETRIVTTHGYTDSKEDTINKAKSMGADILILGHTHVKELYLDENLVVLNPGSTSIPKDGTHSVAIIDIIQSEDEIDMNFNLIDINTKDIINLD from the coding sequence ATGAAAATTGGAGTAATGAGTGATACTCATGGAAGCTTAACTTATTTTGAAAAAGCATTAGATGCATTATCTGATTGCGATGTTTTAATCCATGGTGGAGATGTACTTTATCATGGCCCTAGAAATGATATACCCGAAGGATATAATCCAAAAGGTTTAATTTCTAAAATAAATTCATTAGATAATATAATCATAGCTAGAGGTAACTGCGATGCTGATGTAGATCAAATGGTAATAAATCATCCTATTCAAAGTCCTTATGTTATGAGTCAATTTGGTGAAACTAGAATAGTTACTACTCATGGTTATACAGATTCTAAAGAAGATACTATTAATAAGGCTAAGAGTATGGGAGCTGATATACTTATCCTTGGGCATACGCATGTTAAAGAATTGTATCTTGATGAAAATTTAGTAGTTCTAAACCCTGGAAGTACTTCTATCCCTAAAGATGGTACTCATTCTGTAGCTATAATAGATATTATTCAAAGTGAAGACGAAATCGATATGAATTTCAATTTAATAGATATTAATACTAAAGATATAATAAACCTTGACTAA
- a CDS encoding NAD(+)/NADH kinase has product MRRIITINSNQVNKSIETKKILTEKLINAGFEVTYEFYEDAELIISIGGDGSFLKTVHDFDFTQTPIIGINTGHLGFFPEISPNHIDNFIKSYKNNNFLVQDISLLKANICTNNCNSNMYAVNEVVVKGDKSRTIHLSLNVNGKHIQNFSGDGMIISTPTGSTAYNYAAGGSIVDPSLNLMQLTPLYPINTNAYRCFTSSIIFSSESIIKIIPEYRFEDSILIVLDGIEYRFNQMSNIDISISDLKIKLLRMSDYEFWSRVSEKFL; this is encoded by the coding sequence ATGAGAAGAATTATAACTATAAACTCAAATCAAGTAAATAAATCTATTGAGACTAAAAAAATACTAACAGAAAAATTAATCAACGCTGGATTTGAAGTAACATATGAGTTTTATGAAGATGCCGAACTTATAATATCAATTGGGGGGGATGGTTCATTTTTAAAAACCGTTCATGATTTTGACTTTACCCAAACTCCCATAATAGGAATAAATACTGGTCATCTTGGTTTTTTCCCAGAAATATCACCTAACCATATAGATAATTTTATTAAATCTTATAAAAATAATAATTTTTTAGTGCAAGATATATCTTTACTTAAAGCTAATATATGTACTAATAATTGTAACTCTAATATGTATGCCGTGAATGAGGTTGTAGTAAAAGGAGATAAATCTAGAACTATACATCTTAGTTTAAACGTTAATGGCAAGCATATACAAAATTTTAGTGGTGATGGAATGATTATATCTACCCCAACTGGCTCTACAGCTTATAACTATGCAGCTGGTGGAAGTATAGTAGATCCTAGTTTAAATCTAATGCAACTTACACCACTTTATCCTATAAATACCAATGCATATAGATGCTTTACATCTAGCATAATTTTTTCTAGTGAGTCTATAATAAAAATAATACCTGAATATAGATTTGAAGACTCTATACTAATAGTATTAGATGGAATTGAATATAGATTTAATCAGATGTCTAATATAGATATATCTATCTCTGATTTAAAAATAAAACTACTTAGAATGTCAGATTATGAATTTTGGAGTAGAGTTTCAGAAAAATTTTTATAA
- a CDS encoding RluA family pseudouridine synthase, whose amino-acid sequence MFKKEDQKYNLISYTNEEELTLKEVLLDKLSFSVRSISKMKREQSVFVNGVFKKPSTKLKKGDLIEVKIEEEMANFEPQNLNLNILYDDFDIIMVNKPPFMVVHPTKSHFDNTIANGITYYINEKNENVKVRFVNRLDMNTSGLVIVAKNAYAHHTLSVDMGNNDVEKKYITVVKGIVENDEGTINEPIYRPTEDSVKRVVDERGQASITHYKVLERLNDATVLEVKLETGRTHQIRVHMSYIGHGIIGDELYGYVDESLINRQALHAYSLSFNQPRTKENLEFKAELPSDIKDLIEKLRKNN is encoded by the coding sequence TTGTTTAAAAAAGAAGATCAAAAATACAACCTTATATCGTATACAAATGAAGAAGAATTAACTCTAAAGGAAGTTTTATTAGATAAATTAAGTTTTTCTGTAAGATCAATATCGAAGATGAAACGAGAACAGAGTGTATTTGTAAATGGAGTTTTTAAAAAGCCAAGTACAAAGCTTAAAAAAGGTGATTTGATAGAAGTAAAGATAGAAGAGGAAATGGCAAACTTTGAGCCACAAAATTTAAATTTAAATATATTATATGATGATTTCGATATAATAATGGTTAATAAACCACCTTTTATGGTAGTACATCCAACAAAAAGCCATTTTGATAATACAATAGCAAATGGAATTACATATTATATTAATGAAAAGAATGAAAATGTAAAAGTAAGATTTGTAAATAGATTAGATATGAATACTTCAGGTCTTGTTATAGTTGCTAAAAATGCTTATGCACATCATACATTATCTGTTGATATGGGAAATAATGATGTTGAAAAAAAATATATAACAGTAGTTAAAGGTATAGTAGAAAATGATGAAGGAACTATAAATGAACCGATATATAGACCAACAGAAGATAGTGTAAAGAGAGTAGTTGATGAAAGGGGACAAGCATCAATAACACATTATAAAGTTTTAGAGAGGCTAAATGATGCAACTGTATTAGAAGTAAAATTAGAAACAGGCAGAACTCATCAGATAAGAGTACATATGTCATATATTGGTCATGGTATAATTGGAGATGAGCTATATGGATATGTAGATGAAAGTCTTATAAATAGACAAGCTTTACATGCGTATAGTTTATCATTTAATCAACCTAGAACTAAGGAAAATTTAGAGTTTAAAGCAGAGTTACCAAGTGATATAAAAGATTTAATTGAAAAGCTAAGAAAAAATAATTAA
- a CDS encoding nucleoid-associated protein: MIIHKFIVHVLDKNSDVPILNDFEGKINPEVDKFFQKIIKRVVKDDDLRKGVFKNYNDNIVRNCCEQIIYDENTFLENSKEIAAYLFDIMKINSELESCDLAICLYTVKDEKYVAILKLDYKKLYTHSIEFIDEKFNIQMVANEIGIPETGRQKQCALIGVSGMNDEFQLRLLDKDAEKAEIESKFITEFLNAQRVDDDKYKTKVFKNTAENWITNALSEDIKQAEEVRSLLNYTLKEKHEIDLNEFVENSIKDDELKESFKEHMEDKGLDESFSIDKKWVEKKLKKRGIKTDNGFDIKADLTDFEDPMKYSVRQNLDGSVDIVIKNVRFYEEK, translated from the coding sequence ATGATAATACATAAATTTATTGTACATGTTTTAGATAAGAATAGCGATGTACCAATATTAAATGATTTTGAGGGAAAAATTAATCCAGAAGTAGATAAGTTTTTTCAAAAAATTATAAAAAGGGTTGTAAAAGATGATGACTTAAGAAAAGGTGTTTTTAAAAATTATAATGACAATATAGTTAGAAATTGTTGTGAACAAATTATATATGACGAAAATACTTTCTTAGAAAATTCAAAAGAAATAGCAGCATATTTATTTGATATTATGAAAATAAATTCAGAGTTGGAATCTTGCGATTTAGCTATTTGTTTATATACAGTAAAGGACGAAAAATATGTAGCTATATTAAAGTTAGATTATAAAAAATTATATACTCACTCTATAGAATTCATTGATGAAAAATTTAATATACAAATGGTTGCTAATGAAATAGGTATACCAGAGACTGGAAGACAAAAGCAATGTGCATTAATTGGTGTAAGCGGAATGAATGATGAATTTCAGTTAAGGCTTTTAGATAAAGATGCTGAAAAGGCAGAAATAGAATCTAAGTTTATAACAGAATTTTTAAATGCACAAAGGGTTGATGATGATAAATATAAGACTAAAGTATTTAAAAATACAGCTGAAAATTGGATAACGAATGCTTTAAGTGAGGACATAAAGCAAGCAGAGGAAGTAAGAAGTTTATTAAATTATACATTAAAAGAAAAACATGAAATTGATTTAAATGAATTTGTAGAGAACTCTATAAAAGATGATGAACTTAAAGAAAGCTTTAAAGAACATATGGAAGATAAAGGTTTAGATGAAAGTTTTAGTATAGATAAAAAATGGGTTGAGAAAAAGCTTAAAAAAAGAGGTATTAAAACAGATAATGGATTTGATATAAAGGCAGACTTAACAGATTTTGAAGATCCAATGAAATACAGTGTAAGGCAAAATCTAGATGGAAGTGTAGATATAGTTATAAAGAATGTAAGATTCTATGAGGAAAAATAA
- the acpP gene encoding acyl carrier protein: protein MFEKVRSIISEQLSIDDVDTITLETSLTEDLEADSLDAVEVIMALEDEFGIEIPDEEAEHFKTIGDICKFIENNK, encoded by the coding sequence ATGTTTGAAAAAGTAAGATCAATAATTTCAGAACAATTATCTATAGATGATGTAGATACTATAACTTTAGAAACTTCTTTAACAGAAGATTTAGAGGCTGATTCTTTAGACGCAGTTGAAGTTATAATGGCCCTTGAAGATGAATTTGGTATAGAAATACCAGATGAAGAAGCTGAACACTTTAAAACTATAGGTGATATATGTAAATTCATAGAAAACAATAAATAA
- a CDS encoding LacI family DNA-binding transcriptional regulator produces the protein MKNTITIKDVAKKAGVSISTVSRVINDSKPVTDEVKQKVLDVIKETGYIPNPLARSLVTKRSQLIGVIVPEVSDSFVNEILNGIEEVAKMYDYEILLANTYSDKEQELKSINLLRAKQVEGIVMVCWKVEEDHINYIQNCGIPATYISKTARDYDIYTVSTSNKEATYDMTKYLIDKGHEDIAFIMTSKDDTVLERERLSGYEQALNERNIKLDESLIKYGGTTYEAGYESMKELLDEGIVPQAAFVTGDEAAIGAINAACDRGYKVPEDISVAGFNDVKIAKMYRPKLTTVYQPLYDMGAVAIRMVIKLINKEPLESKKIELPYKIIERESVITRK, from the coding sequence ATGAAAAACACGATAACTATAAAAGATGTAGCGAAAAAGGCAGGTGTATCTATATCTACAGTATCTAGAGTAATAAATGATTCAAAACCTGTAACGGATGAAGTTAAACAAAAAGTTTTAGATGTAATAAAAGAAACAGGATATATACCAAATCCATTAGCAAGAAGTTTAGTAACTAAAAGAAGTCAATTAATAGGAGTAATAGTACCAGAGGTTTCAGATTCTTTTGTAAATGAAATATTAAATGGAATAGAAGAAGTAGCTAAGATGTATGACTATGAAATACTATTAGCAAATACTTATTCAGATAAAGAACAAGAATTAAAAAGTATAAATTTACTTAGAGCAAAGCAAGTAGAAGGTATTGTTATGGTATGTTGGAAGGTAGAAGAAGATCATATAAATTATATTCAAAACTGTGGTATACCAGCAACATATATAAGTAAAACTGCAAGAGACTATGATATATATACTGTAAGTACAAGTAATAAAGAGGCAACATATGATATGACTAAATATCTTATAGATAAAGGTCATGAAGATATTGCATTTATAATGACAAGTAAAGATGATACTGTTTTAGAAAGAGAAAGACTTTCAGGTTATGAACAAGCATTAAATGAAAGAAATATAAAACTAGATGAAAGCCTAATAAAGTATGGTGGAACTACATATGAAGCAGGATATGAAAGTATGAAAGAATTATTAGATGAAGGAATAGTGCCTCAAGCGGCGTTTGTAACAGGAGATGAAGCGGCAATAGGAGCTATAAATGCAGCTTGTGATAGAGGATATAAAGTTCCTGAAGATATATCAGTTGCAGGATTCAATGACGTAAAAATAGCTAAAATGTATAGACCTAAGTTAACAACAGTATATCAACCATTATACGATATGGGAGCTGTTGCAATAAGAATGGTTATAAAATTAATAAATAAAGAACCTTTAGAAAGTAAAAAAATAGAATTACCTTATAAAATTATAGAAAGAGAAAGTGTAATAACTAGAAAATAA
- the hutH gene encoding histidine ammonia-lyase, whose amino-acid sequence MNRVFINGNNLTIEDVVNVCRNNYEVIITEEAIINVKKSRELVDKLVDEGKISYGITTGFGRFSDVAISREDSKLLQENLIISHSCGVGNPLSEDTVRAIMLLRVNNLAKGYSGIRLETLQTLVDMINKGVHPIIPEKGSLGASGDLAPLSHMVLTMIGEGEAIYKGERMPSKWAMEKSGISIMDSLSSKEGLALINGTQVMTAIGLLATYDAMNLLKTADIAYCLTMEALNGITCAMDERVHKVRPHQGQINTAKNILDILKGSEMTSKQGEIRVQDAYSLRCTPQIHGASKDAIEYVMNKINIEINSVTDNPIIFANEEEIISGGNFHGQPIALSFDFLGIALSEIANISERRLEKLVNPALNHGLPAFLVNHGGLNSGFMIVQYSAASLVSENKVLTHPASVDSIPSSANQEDHVSMGTIAARKARDIMENARKVIAMEILSATQAIDLRGKKRLGIGTEAAYSVVREHTSFVDKDRIMYIDINTIEDVIKKNLLVEAVENALEKELLLN is encoded by the coding sequence ATGAATAGAGTTTTTATTAATGGAAATAACTTGACGATTGAAGATGTTGTTAATGTTTGTAGAAATAATTATGAAGTGATAATTACTGAAGAAGCTATAATAAATGTAAAAAAATCTAGAGAATTAGTAGACAAGCTAGTAGATGAAGGAAAGATTTCATATGGAATAACTACAGGATTTGGAAGATTTTCTGATGTAGCAATATCTAGAGAAGACTCTAAGCTACTTCAAGAAAATTTGATAATAAGTCATTCCTGCGGAGTAGGCAATCCTTTAAGTGAAGATACTGTAAGAGCAATTATGTTGCTTAGAGTAAATAATTTAGCTAAAGGATATTCAGGGATTAGATTAGAAACATTACAAACTTTAGTTGATATGATAAATAAAGGAGTACATCCAATAATACCTGAAAAAGGTTCACTAGGTGCATCAGGTGACTTAGCGCCTTTATCTCATATGGTTTTAACTATGATTGGAGAAGGTGAAGCTATATATAAAGGTGAAAGAATGCCTTCTAAATGGGCTATGGAAAAATCAGGTATAAGTATTATGGATAGCTTATCTTCAAAAGAAGGTTTAGCACTTATAAACGGAACGCAAGTTATGACGGCAATAGGACTTTTGGCTACATATGATGCAATGAATTTACTTAAAACAGCAGATATAGCATATTGTCTTACTATGGAAGCTTTAAATGGAATTACTTGCGCTATGGATGAAAGAGTTCATAAGGTAAGGCCACATCAAGGCCAAATTAATACTGCTAAAAACATATTAGATATATTAAAAGGTAGTGAAATGACAAGTAAGCAAGGTGAAATTAGAGTACAAGATGCATATTCTTTAAGATGTACACCTCAAATACATGGTGCAAGTAAAGATGCAATAGAATATGTAATGAATAAAATAAATATAGAAATCAATTCAGTAACAGACAACCCAATTATATTTGCAAATGAAGAAGAGATTATATCAGGAGGAAATTTCCATGGTCAACCAATAGCATTAAGTTTTGATTTTTTAGGTATAGCTTTATCAGAGATTGCAAATATATCAGAAAGAAGATTAGAAAAGTTAGTAAACCCAGCCTTAAATCATGGATTACCAGCATTTTTAGTAAATCATGGGGGGCTAAATTCAGGTTTTATGATAGTACAATATAGTGCAGCATCTTTAGTATCAGAAAATAAAGTTTTAACACACCCAGCAAGTGTAGATTCAATACCATCATCAGCAAATCAAGAAGATCATGTATCTATGGGGACAATAGCTGCTAGAAAAGCAAGAGATATAATGGAGAATGCTCGTAAAGTAATAGCTATGGAGATACTAAGTGCAACTCAAGCTATAGATTTAAGAGGAAAGAAAAGACTAGGAATTGGTACAGAGGCTGCATATAGTGTAGTTAGGGAACATACTTCTTTTGTAGATAAGGATAGAATTATGTATATAGATATAAATACTATAGAAGATGTAATAAAGAAAAATCTATTAGTTGAAGCTGTTGAAAATGCATTGGAAAAAGAATTGTTACTCAATTAA
- a CDS encoding urocanate hydratase: MVRELNFLNEEIENCMSIKITNIPKEIPKFKEGIRRAPKRESKLSKSDIKLALKNALRYIPEEHHEELAHEFLDELMDTGRIYGYRFRPEGNIKGKTINDYEGKCIEARAFQVMIDNNLDFDIALYPYELVTYGETGQVFQNWMQYVLVKEYLKMLTEDQTLVIQSGHPLGIFRSKPDAPRVILTNGLMVGMFDNQEDYKRASAIGVSNYGQMTAGGWMYIGPQGIVHGTYSTLLNAGRLMLNIDKDSDLRGKLFVTSGLGGMSGAQGKAVEIAGGVGIIAEVDYSRIETRYTQGWVSKVVNTCKEAFEVAYECIGNNSPCAIAYHGNIVDLLEYAVKNNIHIDLLSDQTSCHAVYDGGYCPQGITFEERTRLLSEDKEEFIKLVDKTLRKHFGLIKELHSRGVYFFDYGNSFMKAIYDAGCIEISKNGVDEKEGFIFPSYVEDILGPQLFDYGYGPFRWVCLSGKEEDLEKTDKAAMEIINPNRRYQDRDNWIWIRDAKKNKLVVGTQARILYQDALGRTNIALKFNDMVRRGEIGPVMLGRDHHDVSGTDSPFRETSNIKDGSNIMADMATHCFAGNCARGMSLVALHNGGGVGIGKSINGGFGMVLDGSQRVDDILRTSMPWDVMNGVARRAWARNENSITTAMEYNKMCQGKDHITLPYIVDESLIEKLVGDEN; this comes from the coding sequence ATGGTAAGAGAATTAAACTTTTTAAATGAAGAAATAGAAAATTGCATGAGTATAAAAATAACCAATATACCAAAAGAAATACCGAAATTTAAAGAAGGAATAAGAAGAGCTCCTAAAAGAGAATCTAAACTATCTAAATCAGATATTAAATTAGCATTAAAAAATGCATTAAGATATATACCAGAGGAGCATCATGAAGAGTTAGCACATGAATTTTTAGATGAACTTATGGATACAGGCAGAATATATGGATATAGGTTTAGACCAGAAGGAAATATAAAAGGAAAGACAATTAATGATTATGAGGGGAAGTGTATAGAAGCTAGGGCTTTTCAGGTTATGATAGACAATAATCTAGACTTTGATATAGCCCTTTATCCTTATGAACTTGTTACATATGGCGAAACAGGTCAAGTATTTCAAAATTGGATGCAGTATGTATTAGTAAAAGAATACTTAAAAATGCTAACAGAAGATCAGACATTAGTAATACAATCAGGGCATCCATTAGGAATTTTTAGATCAAAGCCAGATGCACCAAGAGTAATTCTTACTAATGGTCTTATGGTTGGAATGTTTGATAATCAAGAAGATTATAAAAGGGCATCAGCTATTGGAGTATCTAACTATGGGCAGATGACAGCAGGAGGATGGATGTATATTGGCCCACAAGGTATAGTTCATGGAACTTATTCTACATTATTAAATGCAGGTAGATTAATGCTTAATATAGACAAAGATTCAGATTTAAGAGGAAAGTTATTTGTAACTTCAGGACTTGGTGGAATGAGTGGAGCTCAAGGTAAGGCCGTTGAGATTGCTGGTGGAGTAGGTATAATAGCTGAAGTTGATTATTCAAGAATTGAAACTAGATACACTCAAGGTTGGGTAAGCAAAGTAGTCAATACTTGCAAAGAAGCTTTTGAAGTAGCTTATGAATGTATAGGAAATAATTCTCCATGTGCAATAGCTTATCATGGTAACATAGTAGATTTATTAGAATATGCAGTCAAAAATAATATACATATAGATTTATTATCAGACCAAACATCTTGTCATGCAGTTTATGATGGGGGATATTGCCCTCAAGGCATAACGTTTGAAGAGAGAACAAGATTATTATCTGAGGATAAAGAAGAATTTATTAAACTTGTTGACAAAACATTAAGAAAACATTTTGGATTAATAAAAGAACTTCATAGTAGAGGTGTATATTTCTTTGATTATGGAAATAGTTTTATGAAAGCTATATATGATGCAGGATGTATAGAAATATCAAAAAATGGTGTAGATGAAAAGGAAGGATTTATATTCCCGTCTTATGTTGAAGATATATTAGGTCCACAATTATTTGATTATGGATATGGACCATTCAGATGGGTTTGCTTATCAGGAAAAGAAGAAGATTTAGAGAAAACTGATAAGGCTGCTATGGAAATAATAAATCCTAATAGAAGGTATCAAGATAGAGATAATTGGATTTGGATAAGAGATGCAAAGAAGAATAAACTAGTAGTTGGAACACAAGCTAGAATACTTTATCAAGATGCACTAGGAAGAACAAATATTGCTCTTAAATTTAATGATATGGTTCGACGTGGTGAAATCGGTCCTGTAATGTTAGGTAGAGATCATCATGATGTATCAGGAACGGATTCTCCATTTAGAGAAACATCAAATATAAAGGATGGAAGTAATATAATGGCTGATATGGCTACTCATTGTTTTGCAGGAAATTGTGCAAGGGGGATGAGTTTAGTTGCTCTTCATAATGGAGGAGGAGTTGGAATTGGTAAATCTATAAATGGTGGGTTTGGAATGGTTTTAGATGGATCTCAAAGAGTTGATGACATACTTAGAACTTCTATGCCATGGGATGTTATGAATGGAGTTGCTAGACGCGCTTGGGCTAGAAATGAAAATTCCATAACAACAGCTATGGAATACAATAAAATGTGTCAAGGAAAAGACCACATAACACTTCCGTATATAGTCGATGAAAGTTTAATAGAGAAATTAGTAGGTGATGAAAATTAA